CGGTGGCTTCGAAGGCCGCGGCGAGGAGGTCCGTACGCACTCCCTCCGCGTCGCAGGGCACCGGCACGGGCCGGCATCCGGCGGCGCGGGCGATCGCCAGCATGCCGGGGTAGGTCGGGGACTCGACGAGGATCGGCGCCCCGGGCGGGGCCAGCGCCCGCAGGGCGGTGGTGAGCGCGCTCTGGCCGCCCGCGGTGACCAGCACGTCGGCGGCGGTGAGCGGGCCGCCGATCTCCCGGGCGAACCAGTCGCGCAGTTCGGTCAGCCCCTCCACGGGCGGCCGGGACCAGGCGCCGGGCCGCCGTCCGGCCCGGGCCAGGGCGGCGGCCAGGGCCCGTTCGGGCTGGAGGGAGGAGTGCAGGTAGCCGCCGTTGAGCTCGGTCACCCCGGGCGGCGGGGTCGCGAGGGAGACCAGCACTCCGGAGGCGTCCACGGAGCGCGGCACGATCTCGCCGCCGTCCTCGGCGCTGAGGGCGACCTCCTGCCAGGAGGTGTCCGCGGCGGCCGGGGCGCTCTCGCGCGGCGCGCAGCGGAACACCCCGGCGCCGGGCCGGGTCACGACGAGGCCTTCGGCGGCGAGCTGGGCGAGGGCCCGGGACACCGTCACCGGGCTCACCCGGAACCTCTCGACCAGGGAGCGGCTCGACGGGAGCTTTCCACCCACTGAGTAGCGGTTCAGTTCGGACCTGAGGGATTCCACCAGTTCAGCCACACTGCTACGCTCATACATGAGAGCACAGAATAGCGCTACCGGGTCCATCGCGATAGCGGTTCAGCAGCAGAGCGAACAGCTGACCGGGCACCAGAGCGGACAGCGGGCAGCGACCGGCCGGGCGAGCGGCACGCTCCTCGCCGCCCTCGGCGTCGTCGCCTTCTCCCTCACCTTCCCCGCCACCGTGTGGGGCATGGAGAGCTTCGGCCCCTGGACCTTCGTGTCCCTGCGCAGCGTTCTCGCCGCCGCGATCGCGGGCGTCTTCCTGCTCGCCCTGCGGGTTCCGCTGCCGGGCCGCGCGCACTGGGCGGGCCTCGCGGTGGTCGCCGCCGGGGTGGTCGTCGGCTTCCCGATGCTGACCACGCTGGCCCTGCGCACCTCCACCACCTCGCACTCCGCCGTGGTGGTCGGCCTGTTGCCGCTGACCACCGCCGTGCTCGCCGCGCTGCGCACCGGCGTGCGTCCCTCGCGCGCGTTCTGGGCCGCCGCCGTCGCGGGGGCCGTGGTGGTCCTCGGCTTCACCCTCGCGCAGAGCGGCGGCTCCTTCTCGGCGGGCGACGCCTACCTCTTCGCCTCCCTGCTGGTGTGCGCGGCCGGTTACACCGAGGGGGCCCGGCTGGCCCGGGTGATGCCGGGCTGGCAGGTCATCGGCTGGGCGCTGGTGCTGTGCCTGCCGCTGACCCTGGCCGGGTCGGTGCTGGGGCTGACCGGAGAGCCCGTACACCTCACCGGTCACGGGATCATCGGTCTGCTGTGGGCCGCGGCGGGCTCCAGCTTCCTCGGGCTGTACGTCTGGTACCGCGGGATGGCCGAGATCGGGCCCGCCCGGGCCAGCCAGCTCCAGCTCGCCCAGCCGCTGCTGACGCTGGTGTGGGCGGTGGCCCTGCTGGGTGAGCGCCTCACCCCGGCCGCGCCGGTGGCGGCGGCCGCGGTGCTCGTCTGCATCGCCCTCACTCAACGGGTCAAATAGCCCCGGAACGCCGTAAACTGGCGTCACCGACCGGACCCGGCCCGAGGGAGGTCAGCATGCACGCGACCGAGGGTGACCAGCTGGTACAGCACGGCAGGATCGTCGGCCAGAACGACAAGGTCGGCGAGATCCTCCAGGTCCTGGGGGACAACGGAACCCCGCCCTACCGGGTGCGTTTCCAGGACGGCCACGAAGCGCTGATGGCCCCCGGGCCCGACTGCGTCGTACGGCACCCGGACGCGCCCCAGCACTGACGGCGGATACTGCGCACACCAGGGACACCTCACACACCGGAAGTGGATCAGCGCGGCGGCACCCGCGTCGGATAGTGATCGTCGACGACCCGTGCCATCGCCCCGTTGCGGTCCGCGACCACCTGCTTCGCGGAGAAGTAGACGTGGCCGCGGACCTCCGGGTACCGGGCGGCGACGCTCAGGTGCCGTGACAGTTCGGCCGGATCCCGCCAGGCCTCCGTGGCGCTGTCGGCGTCGCAGCGGTAGAGCGCCTCGCCGATCAGGAGGTCGACTCCGGTGCCCCGGACGGTCCCCGACCACCAGTCCACGAGGGTCTCGTAGTCGCACTGCGGGTGGCCGATCTGCCAGTAGAGCTGCGGTGCGATGTAGTGGATCCAGCCCTCCCGGACCCAGCGGCGGGTGTCGGCGTACAGGTCGTCGTACGTCGCCACGCCCGCCTGCGTCGCCGAGCCGAGCGGGTCCTTCGCCTCGTTGCGCCAGACCGCGAAGGGGCTGACCCCGAACCGGACCCCCGGCCGCGCCGCCTCGATGCCCGCGGCCATCTCCCGTACCAGGGTGTCGATGTTGTACCGCCGCCAGTCGGCGCGCGAGCCGAAGCCGGAGCCGTGCTCCTCGAAGGCCCGGTCGTCGTCGAAGTACTGGCCGTCCACGGGGTAGGGGTAGAAGTAGTCGTCCCAGTGCACCGCGTCCAGCGGATAGCGCCGCACCGCGTCGAGCATCGCGCGCTGCACGAAGTCGCGGACCTCCGGCAGCCCCGGGTTGTAGTAGAGCTTCCCGCCGTACGGGACCACCCACTCCGGATGGAGCCGCGCCGGGTGCTCGGGGACCAGCAGGGACGGGTTCGCGTGGTTGGCCACCCGGTACGGGTTGAACCAGGCGTGCAGCTCCAGCCCCCGCTCGTGCGCCCGGGCCACGGCCGTGCCCAGCGGGTCCCAGCCCGGGTCCACGCCCTGACGCCCGGTCAGCCACTGCGACCAGGGCTCCAGCGCCGAGGGCCACATCGCGTCGGCGGTCGGCCGGACCTGGAGGACCACCGCGTTCAGCCGCCGCCGGACCGCGGTGTCGAGCAGCTCGACCAGCTCCGCCTCCTGGTCCCCGGCGCTCAGCCCGGCCGCCGAGGGCCAGTCCACGTTCTCCACGGAGGCCACCCACATCCCCCGGAAGGCGGGCACCGGCGCACTCCCCCGCGCGCCCTGGCCGTGAAAGGCCCGCGCCGGAGCCGCCGCCGAAACCGCGGCCAGTACCCCGGCCGCCCCCGCCAGCAGTCCCCGTCGGCCGATGTGCGCCATGTGTCCGCTCCGTTCCGCACAGTGATATTGATCTCGGTGCGCACAGCATGCCCGCCCCGGGCCGTCATCAGGCCCGGGGGCGGGAGTAACGTCGGGGGGCGTGGCGGGCGCCGGACTGCAGTGACCACTGTCAACGACGGGGGACCCGCGATGGATGAGCAGCGAAAGGCACGATGTGACGGACCTCTCTACCCTCCCGACCGACATCGCACGGGTCGGCGTAGTGGGCTGTGGCCAGATGGGCGCGGGCATCGCGGAAGTGTGCGCCCGTAGCGGTCTTGAGGTGAAGGTCGCCGAGACCACCGGCGAGGCCCTGGAGATCGGCCGTACCCGGCTGCACAACTCCCTGATGAAGGCCGCCGAACGCGGCAAGATCACGGAGGAGGAGCGGGACGCCACCCTGGCCCGCCTGACCTTCACCACGGACCTCGGCGAATTCGCCGACCGTGACCTGGTCATCGAGGCCGTCGTCGAGAACGAGCAGGTCAAGACCGAGATCTTCCAGGTGCTCGACCAGGTGGTGACCCGCCCGGACGCGATCCTCGCCTCGAACACCTCCTCCATTCCGCTGGTGAAGCTGGCCGTCGCCACCTCGCGCCCGGACCAGGTCATCGGCATCCACTTCTTCAACCCGGCGCCGGTGCAGCAGCTCGTCGAGCTGATCCCCGCGCTGACCACGGGCGAAGAGACGGTCAAGCGGGCCGAGGCCCTGGTCCGGGACGTGCTCGGCAAGCACGCGATCCGCGCCCAGGACCGCTCGGGCTTCGTGGTCAACGCGCTGCTGATCCCGTACCTGCTGTCCGCGATCCGGATGTTCGAGTCGGGCATCGCGAGCCGCGAGGACATCGACAACGGCATGGAGCTGGGCTGCGCCCACCCGATGGGCCCGCTGAAGCTGGCGGACCTGATCGGCCTGGACACCGTGGCCTCGGTGGCCGACTCGATGTACTACGAGTTCAAGGAGCCGCTGTACGCCGCTCCCCCGCTGCTCCAGCGCATGGTGGACGCGGGCCGCCTGGGCCGCAAGACGGGCTCGGGCTTCTACCCGTACGGCTGATCCACCGCGCCCCGTCGGCCCGGTGTCAGCCCAGCCGCAGGTGGTGCAGCAGCAGGAGCCCGGCCGCCATGTTGGCGGCCGGGACCTCGCCGCGCGCGATCATGTCCGGCACCAGCTTGAGGGGCACCCAGGCGCGGTGCGAGGACTCGAAGTCGTCCTCGGGATGCCCGGTGTACGTCGCCCCGTCCGCCCAGTAGAGGTGGTGGCGGGCGTCGGTCAGCCCGTTGGAGGGCTCGACGGTCATCAGGTGGTGGAGGGGGCCCGGGCGCCAGCCCGACTCCTCCTCCATCTCGCGGGCCGCCGCGGCGGCGATGTCCTCGCCGTCCTCAACCACCCCGGCCGGCAGTTCCCAGCCCCAGCTGTCGGTGATGAAGCGGTGGCGCCACAGCAGCAGCACCTCGTTGGCCTCGTTGACGGCCGTGGCGACGGCGACCGGGCGCAGCCGGATCACGAAGTGGTCCAGGTGCCGGCCGTCGGGGAGTTCGACGTCGGCGAGGTTCACGTCGAACCAGCGGTTCTTGTACACGGTCTGCTCACTCAGGTTCATCCACTGCACGGTTGTGCCACCTTTCGTTCGAGTAGGTGGCAACATGGCAGCAGTTCCGAGCGTCACAGCGGAACGCGCAGCGCCCCGTCGATGAGCTGCGCGGTCTCCTCCGCACCCGAACATCCGCTGGTCAGCAGCTGTTCGCGGACCGTACGCAGCCGGTCGCGCAGCCGCAGTGATTCCATCCCCCTGGCCCGTTCGGCCATTTCGGCCGCGGCCGCCACCGCCCGGTCCGCCTCCCCCTGGCGCAACTGGATCTCGCAGAGCATCGCCAGCCGGTGCACCCGGCCCCGGTCGTGCGCCGGGGTGCCGACGGCGGCCGTCGCCTGCTCGTGCGCGGCGTCGAGTTCACCGAGCCCTAGCAGCGCCTCGGCCACCTGCACATTGACCAGGCCGGGCTGGACGTACCCGGTCTCGTCCGGTTCGGTGCCCGGCCGGATCCGCTCGGCCGCCGTCTCCGCGCGCCGGATGCAGGCCAAGGCGGCCGCGCTGTCGCCGAGTTGGGCGTACGCCTTGGCCTGCATCGCGTAGAGGTCGGCCGACAGCGCCGGGGTGGTGTGCCGTCCCGCGGCCCGCAGCGCGGCCTCCGCGAAGGCCACCGCCTGGCGGAACTCCCGCAGGTGCAGGGACTGGTTGACCAGCAGTGCGATCACATAGGCCCCGAGCCCGCGGTCCCCGCTGGCCTTCGCGAGCCGCAGGGCCTGGTGGAAGTAGCGCTGGGCGAGCCCGTGGGCGTCCGAGTCGTACGCGCAGATCCCGGCCACCGCCACCAGCGACCCGGTGGCCCGGTAGAGCCCCCGGCCCAGCGCGTCGGGGTAACTCCCGCGCAGCAGCGGCGCGGTCTCGCTGCCCAGGAAGCGGACGATCCGGTCCCTGGTGGCCACGCCGCCCGCCCGGCGGTACATCAGCTCGTAGTGCGCGCGGGCGGCCCGCAGGATCTCGATGTGCTCGGGGCCGACCGGAGTGGGCCCCGAGCGCGAGACGTCGGCGTCCTCGGGCGGGTTCTCCCACTCCCAGACCGGGATGACGGCCGGGGTGCCGCACACCGCACCGGCGGTCAGCAGCTGCGGACGGGCCTGCCCGTCGGCCCGCCACAGGGCGGTGGCCCGGTCGACGAACCCGCCCAGCGGGGAGCCCGGCGGTGAGCCGTGCGCGGCGGCCCCGGCGACGGGCGAACCGGGCAGGCCGAGCCCGATGTCGTCCAGCGAGAGCGGCCGGCGCAGCCTGCTGCCGAGCACCTCGCAGAGCAGGTCCGGCACTTGGCCGCGGGGGCGCTGGCCCTTGAGCCAGCGGGCGACGGCGGTGTGTTCGTAGCGCAGGGCCAACCCTCGGCTGCGCCCGGCCTGGTTGACGTGTGCGGCGAATCCTGCGTGGGACATGCCCGCCTCGGCAAGGAGGGCATCGAGCAGTGCGTTGGGCTGCATGGGCCGCTCCAAGGGCTCGTCGGTCTCAGGCTAGTGGGTGCGCGGTTCACACGGGGTGTGAACCGGATGCGCGCATAAATGCGCCGCGCACCCTGCCGCGAAGGGGCCCCGGGGCGGTTCACTGAAGAGCCTCGCCAAGAGGTAGCCCGGGTCGTCGGCTCCCCCTCGAACAGTGCGACGACCCGTACTGGCGCCGCCCGTTCTGCTGTCTGCCCGACACTCCATGGCAGACGGGCGGCGCACCACCCTCAGACCGCCCCGGCCCGATCGTTGCGCAGCACCAGCAGGGCCACGTCGTCGGCGAGCCGCCCGCCGGTGTGCCGCAGCAGCGCCGCGTGCACGCCCGCGACCAGCCGCGCGGGCGTGAGCGCGGCGGCGGCCGCCGCCTCGGTGACGGCGCCGCTGAGCGGGAAGAACCGGCCCGCCCGGTCCCGCGCGTCGGCGACCCCGTCGGTGTGCAGGAAGAGGGCCTCCCCGGGCGCGACCCGCCCGCACGGCCGCGCCACCAGCCCCCCGGGCAGCGGCACCACCCCGAGCGGCGGCAACGTCTCCCCACCGAGCACCTCGGCCTCGACGCGCTGCGCGCCAGCGTGCCTCGGACCCGCGTGCCTCAGCCCCGCATACCCCAGCCCCGCCGGCGTTTGAGGCGCGGGGTCCGGGGCGGAGCCCCGGAAGCCTGCGCAGCACGGCTCGGCCACCGGCAGCCACCGCAGCACGATCGGCCACGGATGCCCACAATTCAGCCCCAGCAGGCTGCCGTCCGGCGCGACCTGCAGCAGCAGCACCGTGACGAACTCCTCCGCATCCCCCCGCGCATGCCTCGCCAGAGCCCGCTCCATCCGCCGCAGCACCCCGCCGAGCGTCGGCTCGTCGTACGCCGCTTCGCGGAAGGAACCCAGGACCGCCGCGGCCACGCCCAGCGCCCCCGGCCCGTGCCCGCGGACGTCACCGATGACCACCCGCACCCCGAACCGCGTCGGCAGCGCCTCGTACAGGTCCCCGCCCACCGACAGCTGGGCCGCGGCCAGCGTCAGCCCGTCGATCCGGGCCGGGAGCGGCCGCAGCAGGGCCCGCTGCACCGCGCCCGCGATCTCCTGGCTGCGCCGCAGCTCCGCGAGCAGCTGTCTGCGGATGTGCAGCGCGCATCCGGTGGCCAGCAGCAGGAAGGCGGCGCAGCTGGCCAGGCTCGCCCCGAGCGGGCCGGGGGTGGACAGCTCCCAGGACACCGCGACGCCGCCCCAGGCGAGGACGCACGCCCGGCGCACGTGGGGCATCTCCCCGCGCGTGATCATCCCTAGGGCCTCCCCTCGGCCGGAACGATTGTGTCCACCACCCGGTGCGCGGGACACGGGTCGCCGGGGTTCTCACCCAAATGAGTGAGGGGCGCCCCGGGTGATCCGGTGCGCCCCTCACATACCTGCTACCAGGTGCTACGCGCCGCGCAGCACCGCCCCCGTCCGCTCGGTGGCCAGCGCCACCGCCGCGTCACGGGCGGCCGTGGATTCCTCGGCCGTCAGGGTGCGGTCCGCCGCGCGGAAGCGCAGCGCGTAGGCGAGGGACTTCTTCCCCTCGCCGACCTGCTCGCCGGTGAAGACGTCGAACAGCCGCAGCGATTCGAGGAGTTCACCCGCGCCCTTGCGCAGCGCGGTCTCGACCTCGGCGGCCGGGACGGCGGCGTCCACGATCAGCGCGACGTCCTGGGTCGCCACCGGGAAGGTGGAGATCCGGGGCGCCTGGAGGGTCTCGCCGCCGGCCGCCGCGAGGCGGTCGAGGTCGATCTCCATCGCACTGGTGCGGGCGGGCAGGCCCAGCGCCTTGACGACGCGCGGGTGCAGCTCACCGGCGTGGCCGATGACCTGCTCCACCCCGTCGAGGGTGACGACGAGCTCGGCGCAGCGGCCCGGGTGCCAGGGGCCGTACTGGCCCTGGCGCACGACCAGTTCCGTACCGGCTTCGACGGCCAGCGAGCGGGCGGCCTCGACCGCGTCCGCCCAGTCGGCCGGGTGGCCCTTGCCCCACCAGCCGGCCTGCTCGCGCGCACCGGCCAGCACGACCGCGGCGTACCGCGGCTGCGCGGGCAGGGCCGCGTTCAGGGTCGCGATCTCCTCCGCCGTCGGGCGGCGGTCGACGGGCAGCCGCACCGCGACGCCCGCCTCGGGACCGGCGCGGAAGACCGAGCCCGTCTCGAAGAGCGCGAGGTCGTGGCTGCCGCGGCTGTCGTTGCGGCGCAGGGCGCCCAGCAGACCCGGCAGCAGCGTGCTGCGCAGGGCGGGCTCCTCGTCGGAGATCGGGTTGACGAGCGTGACGACCTGGCGGGCCGCGTCGTGCGCGGGCAGCTGGAGCTGGTCGAAGACCTGGGCGCCGAGGAACGGGTAGTTCAGCGCCTCGACATAACCGGCTCCGGCCAGCGTGCGGCCGATCCGGCGGTGCAGCTGCTGGCGGCCGGTGAGCCCGCGGCCCGACGGGGGCTGCGGCAGCGTGGAGGGCAGGTTCGCGTAGCCCTCCAGCCGGATGACCTCTTCGGCGAGGTCGTTGGGCTCGGCGAGGTCGGGGCGCCACGAGGGCACGGTGACGACCAGCTCGTCCTGGCCGTAGACGTCGCAGCCCACCTCCTGGAGGCGGCGTACGACGGTCTCGCGGCCGTAGTCCACGCCCGCGACCCGGTCCGGGTGGTCCGCGCGCATCGCGATGGTGCGCGGGGCGGAGGGCGCGGACAGCTCGGTGACGCCCGCCTCGGCGGTACCGCCCGCGAGCAGCACCAGCAGGTCGACGGTGCGCTGCGCGGCGGCGGCCGCGGCCTGCGGGTCGACCCCGCGCTCGAAGCGCTTGGACGCCTCGGAGGCGAGCTTGTGGCGGCGGGCGGTGCGCGAGATCGACAGCGCGTCGAAGTGCGCCGCCTCGATGACCACGTCGGTGGTGCCCGAGACCAGGAGGGTCTCGGGGTCGGTGACGGAGTCGGCGATCTCGGTGTTGGCGCCGCCCATGACACCGGCGAGGCCGATCGGCCCGCTGTTGTCGGTGATCACCAGGTCCTCGGCGTCCAGCGTGCGCTTGACGCCGTCGAGGGTGGTGAACTTCTCGCCCTGCTCGGCGCGGCGGACGCCGATGGGACCGTCCACGCGGGAGCGGTCGTAGGCGTGCAGCGGCTGGCCGAGTTCGAGCATCACGTAGTTGGTGACGTCGACCGCGAGCGAGATCGGCCGCATGCCGGCCTTCTGCAGGCGGCGGCTCAGCCAGATCGGCGAGCGGGCCTCGGGGTCGAGGCCGCTGACCGTGCGGGCGGTGAAGCGGTCGCAGCCCTGCGGGTCGGAGATCTGCACCGGGTAGCCGTACGAGTTCGGGCCGGGGACGTCCAGCAGCGCCGGGTCGCGCAGCGGCAGCCCGTAGGCCGTCGCCGTCTCACGGGCCACGCCGCGCATCGACAGGCAGTACCCGCGGTCCGGGGTGACGGCGATGTCGAGGACCTCGTCGGTCAGCTCCAGGAGCTTGATCGCGTCGGTGCCGACCTCGTGCTCGTGCGGCAGCACGATGATGCCGTGCGTGCCGTCGTCGCCCATGCCCAGCTCGTCGCCGGAGCAGATCATGCCGTGGGAGGTACGGCCGTACGTCTTGCGCGAGGCGATCGCGAAGTCGCCGGGCAGCACCGCGCCGGGGAGCACCACGACGACCTTGTCGCCGACGGCGAAGTTCCGCGCGCCGCAGACGATCTCCTGGGGCTCGCCGGTGCCGTTGGCCTGGCCGACGTCGACCGTGCAGAAGCGGATCGGCTTGCGGAAGCCGTCCAGCTCCTCGATGGTCAGGACCTGGCCGACGACCAGGGGACCCTGCAGACCGGCGCCGAGCTGCTCGACGCGCTCGACCTCCAGGCCGGCGTCGACGAGCCGCGCCTGTACGTCACGACCGGTCTCGCCCGCGGGCAGGTCGACGTACTCCCGCAGCCAAGAAAGCGGGACCCGCATCAGATCTCCATCCCGAACGGCCGGGTGAAACGAACGTCACCCTCGACCATGTCTCGCATGTCTTCGACGTTGTGGCGGAACATCAGCATCCGTTCGATGCCGAACCCGAAGGCGAATCCGCTGTACTTCTCGGGGTCCACGCCGCAGGCGACGAGCACCTTGGGGTTGACCATGCCGCAGCCGCCCAGCTCGATCCAGCCCTCGCTGGAGCAGGTGCGGCAGGGGCGGTCGGGGTTGCCCACCGATTCGCCGCGGCACACGTAGCACTGCATGTCCATCTCGGCGGACGGCTCGGTGAACGGGAAGAAGTTCGGGCGCAGCCGGGTGGTCATGTCCGAACCGAAGAGCGCCTGGACCATGTGGTCCAGGGTGCCCTTGAGGTCGGCCATGGTCAGGCCCTCGTCCACGGCGAGCAGCTCGACCTGGTGGAAGACCGGGGTGTGCGTCGCGTCCAGCTCGTCGGTGCGGAACACCCGGCCGGGGCAGACGACGTAGACGGGGGGCTTGCGCTCCAGCAGCGTGCGCGCCTGCACCGGGGAGGTGTGGGTGCGCAGGACGACACCGGACTCGTCGCCGACGGTGCCCTCGGGCCCCTGGACGAAGAAGGTGTCCTGCATCTGGCGCGCGGGGTGGTCGGGGGTGAAGTTGAGGGCGTCGAAGTTGAACCACTCCGCCTCCACCTCCGGGCCCTCGGCCACCTCGTAGCCCATGGCCACGAAGATGTCCGCGATGCGGTCCATCAGCGTGGTCAGGGGGTGGCGGGCGCCGGCCGGGACGCGGTCGTAAGGCAGCGTGACGTCCACGGCCTCCTCGACGAGCACGCGCTCGTCGCGCTCGGCCTCCAGCTCGACGGTGCGCGCGCCGAAGGCCTTGTTCACGGCGCCGCGGGCCTGGCCGACGCGCTTGCCGGCCTCTGCCTTCGCCTGTGGTGGCAGGGCGCCGATCTCGCGGTTGGCGAGCGCCAGGGGCGAGCGGTCGCCCATGTGCGCGGTCTTCGCCTCCCGCAGCGCGTCGAGGTCACCGGCGGAGGCGAAGGCGGCGAGCGCCTCGTCCCGCATGCGCTCGATCTCATCCGGTTTCAGTGCCTCGACCTCAACAGGGTCGTACGACTTGTTCGGTGCCGACATCTCTTCCCGTACTTCCGATGGCTGGCTGGTGGGTCCCCCGCGCGACACGCAGGGCGCGCTCGGCACAAGGACACAAAGGTGCCAAAGGACGAGTCTAAAGGTCGCTGGGGGTGGAGGGAGCCCGTGGGCCGCCTGGCGAGACGCTCCGCAGGGTTACTGCGTGAGGTACGCCGGCGCGGCGACGGGCAGGATAAATCGGAATTCGGCGCCGCCGCCGGGGCCGCGCCCGACCGTGATGGTGCCGCCGTGGGCTTCCACGATGCCCTTGACGATGTACAGGCCCAGACCGGTGCCGCCGCGCTTGCTGCCCCGCCAGAAGCGGGTGAAGACGCGGCGCATGGAGTCCTCGGGGATGCCGGGGCCTTCGTCGGTCACGGTGACGGCCGTACCCATCTCGTTGTCGTTCTTGGTCGCGGTGGCACCGGCAGGGGCGGGTGCCACCTCGA
This is a stretch of genomic DNA from Streptomyces sp. NBC_00536. It encodes these proteins:
- a CDS encoding aminotransferase-like domain-containing protein yields the protein MYERSSVAELVESLRSELNRYSVGGKLPSSRSLVERFRVSPVTVSRALAQLAAEGLVVTRPGAGVFRCAPRESAPAAADTSWQEVALSAEDGGEIVPRSVDASGVLVSLATPPPGVTELNGGYLHSSLQPERALAAALARAGRRPGAWSRPPVEGLTELRDWFAREIGGPLTAADVLVTAGGQSALTTALRALAPPGAPILVESPTYPGMLAIARAAGCRPVPVPCDAEGVRTDLLAAAFEATGARVFVCQPLFQNPSGSVLADARRAEVRRIARAAGAFVVEDDYARALAHEDAGPLPATLAAEDPDGVVVHVRSLTKATSPSLRVGALAARGPVLDRLRAIQVVDSFFVPRPFQEAALELVGAPAWPRHLRAVAAELRHRRDVLAGALRRELPGLTLPHLPSGGYQLWVRLPDGADETAFVAGALRAGVAVTPGRPYFCAEPPGPYVRMSFAGVASAGELAAAVGRLRGAAATDA
- a CDS encoding DMT family transporter; the protein is MRAQNSATGSIAIAVQQQSEQLTGHQSGQRAATGRASGTLLAALGVVAFSLTFPATVWGMESFGPWTFVSLRSVLAAAIAGVFLLALRVPLPGRAHWAGLAVVAAGVVVGFPMLTTLALRTSTTSHSAVVVGLLPLTTAVLAALRTGVRPSRAFWAAAVAGAVVVLGFTLAQSGGSFSAGDAYLFASLLVCAAGYTEGARLARVMPGWQVIGWALVLCLPLTLAGSVLGLTGEPVHLTGHGIIGLLWAAAGSSFLGLYVWYRGMAEIGPARASQLQLAQPLLTLVWAVALLGERLTPAAPVAAAAVLVCIALTQRVK
- a CDS encoding DUF1918 domain-containing protein, translated to MHATEGDQLVQHGRIVGQNDKVGEILQVLGDNGTPPYRVRFQDGHEALMAPGPDCVVRHPDAPQH
- a CDS encoding glycoside hydrolase family 10 protein; this translates as MAHIGRRGLLAGAAGVLAAVSAAAPARAFHGQGARGSAPVPAFRGMWVASVENVDWPSAAGLSAGDQEAELVELLDTAVRRRLNAVVLQVRPTADAMWPSALEPWSQWLTGRQGVDPGWDPLGTAVARAHERGLELHAWFNPYRVANHANPSLLVPEHPARLHPEWVVPYGGKLYYNPGLPEVRDFVQRAMLDAVRRYPLDAVHWDDYFYPYPVDGQYFDDDRAFEEHGSGFGSRADWRRYNIDTLVREMAAGIEAARPGVRFGVSPFAVWRNEAKDPLGSATQAGVATYDDLYADTRRWVREGWIHYIAPQLYWQIGHPQCDYETLVDWWSGTVRGTGVDLLIGEALYRCDADSATEAWRDPAELSRHLSVAARYPEVRGHVYFSAKQVVADRNGAMARVVDDHYPTRVPPR
- a CDS encoding 3-hydroxybutyryl-CoA dehydrogenase, which codes for MSSERHDVTDLSTLPTDIARVGVVGCGQMGAGIAEVCARSGLEVKVAETTGEALEIGRTRLHNSLMKAAERGKITEEERDATLARLTFTTDLGEFADRDLVIEAVVENEQVKTEIFQVLDQVVTRPDAILASNTSSIPLVKLAVATSRPDQVIGIHFFNPAPVQQLVELIPALTTGEETVKRAEALVRDVLGKHAIRAQDRSGFVVNALLIPYLLSAIRMFESGIASREDIDNGMELGCAHPMGPLKLADLIGLDTVASVADSMYYEFKEPLYAAPPLLQRMVDAGRLGRKTGSGFYPYG
- a CDS encoding NUDIX hydrolase; the encoded protein is MNLSEQTVYKNRWFDVNLADVELPDGRHLDHFVIRLRPVAVATAVNEANEVLLLWRHRFITDSWGWELPAGVVEDGEDIAAAAAREMEEESGWRPGPLHHLMTVEPSNGLTDARHHLYWADGATYTGHPEDDFESSHRAWVPLKLVPDMIARGEVPAANMAAGLLLLHHLRLG
- a CDS encoding transcriptional regulator, which codes for MQPNALLDALLAEAGMSHAGFAAHVNQAGRSRGLALRYEHTAVARWLKGQRPRGQVPDLLCEVLGSRLRRPLSLDDIGLGLPGSPVAGAAAHGSPPGSPLGGFVDRATALWRADGQARPQLLTAGAVCGTPAVIPVWEWENPPEDADVSRSGPTPVGPEHIEILRAARAHYELMYRRAGGVATRDRIVRFLGSETAPLLRGSYPDALGRGLYRATGSLVAVAGICAYDSDAHGLAQRYFHQALRLAKASGDRGLGAYVIALLVNQSLHLREFRQAVAFAEAALRAAGRHTTPALSADLYAMQAKAYAQLGDSAAALACIRRAETAAERIRPGTEPDETGYVQPGLVNVQVAEALLGLGELDAAHEQATAAVGTPAHDRGRVHRLAMLCEIQLRQGEADRAVAAAAEMAERARGMESLRLRDRLRTVREQLLTSGCSGAEETAQLIDGALRVPL
- a CDS encoding PP2C family protein-serine/threonine phosphatase, which encodes MITRGEMPHVRRACVLAWGGVAVSWELSTPGPLGASLASCAAFLLLATGCALHIRRQLLAELRRSQEIAGAVQRALLRPLPARIDGLTLAAAQLSVGGDLYEALPTRFGVRVVIGDVRGHGPGALGVAAAVLGSFREAAYDEPTLGGVLRRMERALARHARGDAEEFVTVLLLQVAPDGSLLGLNCGHPWPIVLRWLPVAEPCCAGFRGSAPDPAPQTPAGLGYAGLRHAGPRHAGAQRVEAEVLGGETLPPLGVVPLPGGLVARPCGRVAPGEALFLHTDGVADARDRAGRFFPLSGAVTEAAAAAALTPARLVAGVHAALLRHTGGRLADDVALLVLRNDRAGAV
- the pheT gene encoding phenylalanine--tRNA ligase subunit beta; this encodes MRVPLSWLREYVDLPAGETGRDVQARLVDAGLEVERVEQLGAGLQGPLVVGQVLTIEELDGFRKPIRFCTVDVGQANGTGEPQEIVCGARNFAVGDKVVVVLPGAVLPGDFAIASRKTYGRTSHGMICSGDELGMGDDGTHGIIVLPHEHEVGTDAIKLLELTDEVLDIAVTPDRGYCLSMRGVARETATAYGLPLRDPALLDVPGPNSYGYPVQISDPQGCDRFTARTVSGLDPEARSPIWLSRRLQKAGMRPISLAVDVTNYVMLELGQPLHAYDRSRVDGPIGVRRAEQGEKFTTLDGVKRTLDAEDLVITDNSGPIGLAGVMGGANTEIADSVTDPETLLVSGTTDVVIEAAHFDALSISRTARRHKLASEASKRFERGVDPQAAAAAAQRTVDLLVLLAGGTAEAGVTELSAPSAPRTIAMRADHPDRVAGVDYGRETVVRRLQEVGCDVYGQDELVVTVPSWRPDLAEPNDLAEEVIRLEGYANLPSTLPQPPSGRGLTGRQQLHRRIGRTLAGAGYVEALNYPFLGAQVFDQLQLPAHDAARQVVTLVNPISDEEPALRSTLLPGLLGALRRNDSRGSHDLALFETGSVFRAGPEAGVAVRLPVDRRPTAEEIATLNAALPAQPRYAAVVLAGAREQAGWWGKGHPADWADAVEAARSLAVEAGTELVVRQGQYGPWHPGRCAELVVTLDGVEQVIGHAGELHPRVVKALGLPARTSAMEIDLDRLAAAGGETLQAPRISTFPVATQDVALIVDAAVPAAEVETALRKGAGELLESLRLFDVFTGEQVGEGKKSLAYALRFRAADRTLTAEESTAARDAAVALATERTGAVLRGA